Proteins encoded within one genomic window of Kibdelosporangium phytohabitans:
- a CDS encoding DUF6882 domain-containing protein, whose translation MISFTDLQDDAALMSLEYQLRLFDVVGLAAWKMNLDEARFELTSPDNVVTSCTDVQILGTSAPGPQSWLWVWADPSGYREDILRAANEARAFGERHGIPELTTPEVPFASLPGSPTDPVAAASLMMEATKAATGRYTGYAGEVGGGTRAGFLLDHPDFRLPEPEFPRFSRVLQQGTAELRFYNQRRGIVSYAQRRGYDIAHNGPVTRISCAAASANIRFDEQNRIVAMSINNESVRVPTQTNP comes from the coding sequence GTGATCAGTTTCACCGACCTCCAGGACGACGCGGCACTGATGTCCCTGGAGTACCAGCTTCGCCTGTTCGACGTCGTCGGCCTGGCCGCGTGGAAGATGAACCTCGACGAGGCGCGGTTCGAGCTGACCTCGCCCGACAACGTGGTCACGTCGTGCACCGACGTGCAGATACTCGGCACCTCCGCGCCGGGGCCGCAGTCGTGGCTGTGGGTGTGGGCGGATCCCTCGGGCTACCGCGAGGACATCCTGCGTGCCGCGAACGAGGCAAGGGCGTTCGGTGAGCGCCACGGCATCCCCGAACTGACCACCCCCGAGGTGCCGTTCGCCTCGCTGCCCGGTTCGCCGACTGACCCGGTGGCGGCCGCGTCGCTGATGATGGAGGCGACCAAGGCCGCGACCGGGCGGTACACCGGCTACGCCGGCGAGGTCGGCGGTGGCACGCGAGCCGGTTTCCTGCTCGACCACCCGGACTTCCGCCTGCCCGAGCCGGAATTCCCGCGATTCAGCCGCGTCCTCCAGCAGGGCACGGCTGAGCTCAGGTTCTACAACCAGCGCCGGGGTATCGTGTCCTACGCCCAGCGGCGCGGGTACGACATCGCCCACAACGGACCGGTCACGCGCATCAGCTGCGCGGCGGCGTCGGCCAACATCCGTTTCGACGAGCAGAACCGGATCGTGGCCATGTCGATCAACAACGAGAGCGTGCGCGTCCCGACGCAGACGAATCCCTGA
- a CDS encoding MmcQ/YjbR family DNA-binding protein, with translation MTVDEVVALCLVKPGAEETYPWGDAELVAKVGGKAFAFIGLFAGTVGLKCGASAEEAAEWRDRYPGDITISAYIGRHGWNRVVIGGAVPDDDLLELLDISYDAIVAKLPKSRRP, from the coding sequence GTGACAGTGGACGAGGTCGTCGCCCTGTGCCTGGTGAAGCCGGGTGCGGAGGAGACCTATCCCTGGGGTGACGCCGAGCTCGTGGCGAAGGTCGGCGGCAAGGCGTTCGCGTTCATCGGGCTGTTCGCGGGCACCGTCGGCCTCAAGTGCGGCGCGAGCGCCGAGGAAGCCGCCGAGTGGCGTGACCGCTACCCCGGCGACATCACGATCAGCGCCTACATCGGCCGCCACGGCTGGAACCGGGTGGTGATCGGCGGCGCGGTGCCCGACGACGACCTGCTCGAACTGCTCGACATCTCCTACGACGCGATCGTCGCCAAACTGCCGAAGTCCCGCAGGCCCTAG
- a CDS encoding phosphoribosylanthranilate isomerase — MFVKVCGLRTPADVEVSVAAGADAVGFVFTRSVRQVDAETVRGLIADVPETVLTVGVFAGIPAAEAGRIALEAGVGAVQLHGDYPKPAFEELAGGPYRLIRATTLTAATDVTVGAYGEDMLLLDSPIAGSGETWDLSALAGSRPDGDWLLAGGLTPANVTAAIEAAKPWGVDVSSGVEATRGVKDHELIRAFVTAAKG; from the coding sequence GTGTTCGTGAAGGTGTGCGGGCTGCGGACGCCTGCCGACGTCGAGGTGTCGGTGGCGGCCGGAGCGGACGCGGTCGGGTTCGTGTTCACCAGGAGCGTCCGTCAGGTCGACGCGGAGACCGTGCGCGGCCTGATCGCCGACGTCCCGGAAACAGTGCTGACGGTCGGCGTGTTCGCGGGCATCCCGGCGGCAGAGGCGGGACGGATCGCGCTCGAAGCGGGCGTCGGCGCGGTGCAGCTGCACGGCGACTACCCGAAGCCGGCGTTCGAGGAGTTGGCGGGTGGGCCCTACCGGCTGATCCGGGCGACCACGCTCACGGCGGCCACGGACGTCACGGTCGGTGCGTACGGCGAGGACATGCTGCTGCTGGACTCACCGATCGCCGGGTCAGGGGAGACCTGGGACCTCTCGGCGCTCGCCGGGTCGAGGCCGGACGGGGACTGGCTGCTGGCAGGCGGGCTCACGCCCGCGAACGTCACGGCCGCGATCGAGGCGGCGAAACCGTGGGGAGTGGACGTCTCCAGCGGCGTCGAGGCTACCCGCGGCGTGAAGGACCACGAGCTGATCCGCGCGTTCGTCACCGCGGCCAAGGGCTAG
- a CDS encoding MFS transporter, translated as MIAVPLIADDSRLSRAFWRFWLATGIDFTGKGMYAATVPLLAAALTPDPRLLTVVSAAAYLPWLLLSLPAGTIVDRYCRITLMRRAQFAAAAIVAVTAVLVAVGRMDITTLTVLAFALGACDVVFGNAAQAALPDLVADRMLPRANGNQQVVLTVGQQFAGPPAGSALFAVSAALAFGAEALLFVASAVVLLTVPKGKSAHAEPMPMRAAIADGVRWLVRHRLLRTLAVLLSVNTFSWQLANATLVLVVTRELGVGVSAFGLVLAAAACGGLVGGLVNGWIADRFGTSARLVSALVLTVLGYAGAGWAPNAVTLGICLAVNGFATTLFNVVSVTLRQRLVPAGMRGRVNSVYRMFAWGLMPFGVLASGLVAHELGLRAPYQLAAAVRLIALVVALPVLIRAVSSTECS; from the coding sequence ATGATCGCCGTGCCGCTGATCGCCGATGATTCCCGTTTGTCCCGTGCTTTCTGGCGTTTCTGGCTCGCCACAGGGATCGACTTCACAGGCAAGGGCATGTACGCCGCCACCGTGCCGCTGCTGGCCGCCGCGCTCACCCCGGATCCCCGGCTGCTCACGGTCGTGTCCGCCGCGGCCTACCTGCCGTGGCTGCTGCTCTCGCTACCGGCCGGGACGATCGTGGACAGGTACTGCCGGATCACCCTGATGCGGCGTGCGCAGTTCGCGGCAGCGGCGATCGTCGCGGTGACCGCGGTACTCGTCGCGGTCGGCCGGATGGACATCACCACCCTGACGGTCCTGGCGTTCGCCTTGGGCGCGTGTGATGTCGTGTTCGGCAACGCCGCACAGGCCGCGCTCCCTGATCTCGTCGCCGACCGGATGCTGCCCCGCGCCAACGGCAACCAGCAGGTCGTGCTCACCGTGGGCCAGCAGTTCGCGGGCCCGCCCGCCGGTAGCGCGCTGTTCGCCGTGTCGGCCGCGCTGGCGTTCGGCGCTGAAGCGTTGCTGTTCGTTGCGTCCGCAGTCGTCCTGTTGACCGTGCCGAAAGGAAAGAGCGCCCACGCCGAGCCGATGCCGATGCGCGCCGCCATCGCGGACGGTGTCCGGTGGCTGGTGCGGCACCGTCTACTGCGGACTCTTGCCGTCCTGCTCAGCGTCAACACGTTCAGCTGGCAGTTGGCGAACGCCACGCTCGTGCTGGTCGTGACGCGGGAACTGGGTGTCGGGGTGTCGGCGTTCGGCCTGGTGCTCGCGGCGGCAGCGTGCGGCGGGCTCGTCGGCGGACTGGTCAACGGGTGGATCGCCGACCGGTTCGGCACGTCGGCCAGGTTGGTCAGCGCATTGGTTCTCACCGTCTTGGGCTACGCCGGCGCGGGATGGGCACCGAACGCCGTCACGCTGGGAATCTGCCTGGCTGTCAACGGGTTCGCCACGACGTTGTTCAACGTCGTCTCAGTCACCCTGCGGCAGCGGCTCGTGCCCGCGGGGATGCGGGGACGCGTCAACAGCGTCTACCGGATGTTCGCGTGGGGCCTGATGCCGTTCGGAGTCCTGGCCAGCGGCCTGGTGGCGCACGAGCTCGGCTTGCGCGCGCCGTACCAGCTCGCCGCCGCTGTCCGCCTCATCGCGCTGGTCGTGGCGCTGCCCGTGCTGATCAGGGCTGTATCATCCACGGAGTGTTCGTGA
- a CDS encoding ArsR/SmtB family transcription factor: MALTVEVGVAELAATRFAISPLSETVACLRQLGGREVNAANLRWLRWAGEQLAARPLDLSRTAPLLSPARTAWPEFLIPAPRGATASIEDDLDALLATSARNVRASLARVFGDNPPPAVAELAARPAAGLRAIASELRVAHGRLVAPHWSRIRAVLEADVTYRARHLVVGGAERLFDDLHHDLRWQDGRLTVSGGRGHGDHAVARGPGGLVLMPVVLGAAHVMIKKHTSTQTTVRYPARGAGALWIAGARRPANSVVRLLGRARADILQALCSPATTTDLALAFNVTPSAVSQHLAVLRDSGLVARERSGRHVLYVTTELGTNLLGGEPGSAAE, translated from the coding sequence GTGGCACTCACTGTCGAGGTGGGCGTGGCGGAGCTGGCGGCGACCCGGTTCGCGATCTCGCCGCTGTCGGAAACCGTGGCCTGCCTGCGGCAGTTGGGTGGGCGGGAGGTCAACGCGGCGAATCTGCGGTGGCTGCGCTGGGCCGGGGAGCAACTCGCGGCCCGGCCTCTGGATCTGTCACGCACGGCGCCGCTTCTGTCGCCGGCCAGGACCGCGTGGCCGGAGTTCCTCATCCCGGCGCCGCGAGGCGCCACGGCGTCGATCGAGGACGACCTCGACGCGTTGCTGGCCACCTCGGCGCGGAACGTGCGCGCCAGCCTCGCCCGTGTCTTCGGCGACAACCCGCCACCGGCGGTCGCCGAACTGGCCGCGCGGCCGGCGGCAGGACTCCGTGCGATCGCGTCGGAACTTCGGGTGGCACACGGCCGCCTGGTGGCGCCGCACTGGTCACGTATCCGAGCGGTCCTGGAGGCCGACGTCACCTACCGGGCCAGGCACCTGGTGGTCGGCGGAGCGGAGCGGCTGTTCGACGACCTCCACCACGACCTGCGCTGGCAGGACGGCAGGCTGACGGTGTCAGGCGGGCGTGGCCACGGCGATCACGCGGTGGCCCGCGGCCCGGGTGGTCTGGTCCTCATGCCCGTCGTGCTCGGCGCGGCACACGTCATGATCAAGAAACACACGTCGACGCAGACCACTGTGCGCTACCCGGCACGCGGGGCCGGTGCCTTGTGGATCGCGGGCGCACGACGTCCGGCGAACAGCGTGGTCCGGCTGCTCGGCAGGGCACGAGCGGACATACTCCAGGCGTTGTGCTCCCCTGCCACCACGACTGATCTCGCGCTGGCGTTCAACGTGACACCCAGCGCTGTCTCGCAGCACCTCGCCGTCCTGCGCGACAGCGGACTTGTCGCACGGGAACGGTCAGGCCGTCACGTTTTGTACGTGACGACCGAACTCGGCACGAACCTGCTCGGCGGCGAACCGGGTTCAGCGGCCGAGTAG
- a CDS encoding PQQ-dependent sugar dehydrogenase, producing the protein MSEPVVVMNGLDFPTSLVFDPGGRAYVAESGLPFGGAAPGGRIRRLDHPDQDMDSVVLVDGLAAPVTGLCWHDGALFVSEGGAGRITRVDADGSRTTIVEGMPGPGNYHTNMAVAGPDGKLYFSQGAMSNLGVIGLDAYELGWLKRLPHAHDIPGIDITLSGLNVTTADPFSDKENATVDTGSFVPFGTTTHSGQRIAAEVPCTAAVLRCDPDGSNLELVAWGIRNAFGLGFLPDGRLLALDQGADDRGSRPIGNAPDLLFEVRQGRWYGWPDYVSGVPVTDPRFAPRRGPQPRFVLAGHAALPEPETALVEFEPHVSATKFAAAASGHLVVALFGDETPMTAPPGHPEVGRGLAVVDPVGWSTRPLRGGPKLHRPIDVAFGPADGALYVIDFGRFEMSDDGVRAKAGTGCLWRWDNWEGDNDEG; encoded by the coding sequence GTGTCAGAACCCGTTGTCGTCATGAATGGCCTGGACTTCCCCACCAGTCTCGTGTTCGACCCCGGCGGCCGGGCGTACGTGGCGGAGTCCGGCCTGCCGTTCGGCGGCGCCGCGCCCGGCGGACGGATCCGGCGACTGGACCACCCGGACCAGGACATGGACTCCGTCGTCCTCGTCGACGGCCTCGCCGCGCCGGTCACCGGGCTGTGCTGGCACGACGGTGCCCTGTTCGTCTCCGAGGGCGGCGCCGGGCGGATCACCCGGGTCGACGCCGACGGCTCGCGGACCACGATCGTCGAAGGCATGCCAGGCCCGGGGAACTACCACACGAACATGGCCGTGGCCGGCCCCGACGGGAAGCTCTACTTCAGCCAGGGTGCCATGTCCAATCTGGGCGTGATCGGCCTCGACGCGTACGAACTCGGCTGGTTGAAGCGCCTCCCGCACGCCCACGACATACCGGGTATCGACATCACGCTGTCCGGTTTGAACGTGACCACGGCCGATCCGTTCAGCGACAAGGAAAACGCGACGGTCGACACCGGCAGCTTCGTCCCGTTCGGAACGACAACACACTCGGGTCAACGGATTGCCGCGGAAGTGCCGTGTACGGCGGCGGTGTTGCGGTGTGATCCGGACGGGTCGAACCTCGAACTGGTCGCCTGGGGCATCCGCAACGCGTTCGGGCTGGGTTTCCTGCCGGACGGCCGTCTGCTCGCGCTCGACCAGGGCGCCGACGACCGGGGCAGCAGGCCGATCGGCAACGCGCCCGACCTGCTTTTCGAGGTGCGGCAGGGCCGTTGGTACGGCTGGCCGGACTACGTCTCCGGCGTCCCGGTCACCGATCCGCGGTTCGCTCCGCGACGCGGCCCGCAACCGCGGTTCGTGTTGGCCGGCCACGCGGCGCTGCCCGAGCCGGAGACCGCGCTCGTGGAGTTCGAGCCGCACGTGTCCGCCACGAAGTTCGCCGCGGCGGCGTCGGGACACCTTGTGGTCGCGCTGTTCGGCGACGAGACACCGATGACCGCGCCGCCGGGGCACCCCGAGGTCGGCCGCGGCCTCGCGGTCGTCGACCCCGTCGGCTGGTCCACGCGGCCGCTGCGCGGCGGCCCCAAGTTGCACCGTCCCATCGACGTCGCCTTCGGACCGGCCGACGGGGCGCTCTACGTGATCGACTTCGGCCGGTTCGAGATGTCGGACGACGGTGTCCGGGCCAAGGCCGGAACCGGGTGCTTGTGGCGTTGGGACAACTGGGAAGGCGACAACGATGAAGGTTAA
- a CDS encoding PQQ-binding-like beta-propeller repeat protein, producing MKVKAVTALAVTVLATTMVTASASAETQDALGCGWRSAWSQPNADHAGTRAVPGPINSATVRHLRTAWTVPIKAPTDRWPGGYATTPVVANGVVYTQDLDSNVYAIDLRTGRQLWTKMYQSWTNGPNGVAVADGVVLGATLTDVFGLDARTGREIWRHKIVRNASEGIDMAPGVHKGTVYISTIPSFLHGGTAAGAVGVLWAIDVRTGRTKWKWNTVPEGLWGRPDLNSGGGLWYPPTFDERGDLYVAVANPNPFLGTDEFPWGSSRPGSNLYSNSVVKLDSRTGRVVWHNQLAPHGVYDWDLQNSPTLATVRGRDVVITSGKTGYVYMLDRRTGKLLWKTPVGIHNGHDNDNLLAMAGKLDQLPKLPVTVYPGVLGGVAAPGAVDRSATYVAVNNMPATWANQNVPDIPPLTSGSGEVVALDLASGRVKWTYPVGSSPYGGTSLTNDLVFTTTFDGDVHAVNTRTGKLAWRVRLPGTSNSPVAISGDTLLAASGWPQNAQEKAEIVAYRIDWGKTGISPSKCW from the coding sequence ATGAAGGTTAAAGCCGTCACGGCCCTTGCCGTGACTGTACTGGCCACCACGATGGTCACGGCGTCGGCGAGCGCCGAGACCCAGGACGCGCTGGGTTGCGGCTGGCGCTCGGCGTGGTCACAGCCCAACGCGGACCACGCCGGGACCCGCGCGGTCCCCGGTCCGATCAACTCGGCCACCGTGCGCCACTTACGGACGGCGTGGACAGTGCCGATCAAGGCGCCGACGGACCGATGGCCGGGCGGGTACGCCACGACACCGGTTGTGGCCAACGGCGTGGTCTACACCCAGGACCTCGACTCCAACGTCTACGCGATCGACCTGCGCACCGGGCGTCAACTGTGGACGAAGATGTACCAGTCGTGGACCAACGGGCCCAACGGTGTCGCGGTGGCCGACGGCGTGGTCCTCGGCGCGACCCTGACCGACGTGTTCGGGCTGGACGCGCGCACCGGGCGGGAGATCTGGCGGCACAAGATCGTCCGCAACGCCAGCGAGGGCATCGACATGGCCCCTGGCGTCCACAAAGGAACCGTCTACATCTCGACCATCCCCAGCTTCCTGCACGGCGGCACCGCGGCGGGCGCGGTCGGCGTGCTGTGGGCGATCGACGTGCGGACCGGACGGACGAAGTGGAAGTGGAACACCGTCCCCGAAGGCCTGTGGGGCCGTCCGGACCTCAACTCCGGCGGCGGGTTGTGGTATCCGCCGACCTTCGACGAGCGCGGTGACCTGTACGTCGCCGTGGCCAACCCGAACCCGTTCCTCGGCACCGACGAGTTCCCGTGGGGCTCCAGCCGTCCCGGCTCGAACCTGTACTCCAACTCGGTGGTGAAGCTGGACTCGCGCACGGGCCGGGTCGTCTGGCACAACCAGCTCGCGCCGCACGGCGTCTACGACTGGGACCTGCAGAACTCGCCCACTCTCGCCACTGTGCGCGGGCGGGACGTCGTGATCACGTCGGGCAAGACGGGTTACGTGTACATGCTGGACCGCCGGACCGGCAAGCTGCTGTGGAAGACGCCGGTCGGTATCCACAATGGACACGACAACGACAACCTGCTGGCGATGGCGGGCAAACTGGACCAACTGCCCAAACTGCCCGTCACGGTCTACCCCGGTGTGCTCGGTGGCGTCGCCGCGCCGGGCGCGGTCGACCGTTCGGCCACGTACGTCGCCGTGAACAACATGCCCGCGACGTGGGCGAACCAGAACGTTCCCGACATCCCGCCGCTGACGTCGGGTTCGGGTGAGGTCGTCGCACTGGACCTGGCCAGCGGACGGGTCAAGTGGACCTACCCGGTCGGCTCCTCCCCCTACGGCGGGACATCGCTGACCAACGACCTGGTCTTCACGACCACGTTCGACGGGGACGTGCACGCGGTGAACACCCGCACCGGCAAGCTCGCGTGGCGGGTGCGGCTGCCGGGCACGTCGAACTCACCGGTGGCCATCAGCGGCGACACCCTGCTCGCCGCCAGCGGCTGGCCGCAGAACGCACAGGAGAAGGCCGAGATCGTCGCCTACCGGATCGACTGGGGCAAGACCGGGATTTCCCCGTCGAAGTGCTGGTGA
- a CDS encoding RNA polymerase sigma factor, with translation MTVHPVVVQRAVADAHRREWATVLAATVRVAGDLDLAEECVQDAYVSALNAWTSGGIPANPGAWLVTTARHNALDALRRAQVFRTKMPLLAEDDVDEVSFTGGSVVRDDTLRLVFMCCHPALSTDARIALTLRLVCGVATPDIARAFLVPEATMAARITRAKKKIVAASISFRVPEANELPDRLDAVLTVIHLLFTTGHTAPSGDTLTRGDLAERAVDLGRMLHGLMPGEREVRGLLALLLLNHARRATRTDGEGRLLLLEDQDRSKWDRAAIAEGHRLVVAALRGGSPGRFSLQAAIAAVHATAPSYDGTDWTEILVLYDELLNVWPSPVVALNRTVAVAMVHGPGAALREVEKLERDKMLTGYRYTAAIKADFLRRLGRLDEAAAAYRHAMELADNEAERAFLAMRIKESAAG, from the coding sequence GTGACCGTACACCCGGTTGTCGTCCAGCGCGCCGTAGCCGACGCGCATCGGCGTGAGTGGGCCACTGTGCTCGCCGCGACGGTGCGTGTCGCGGGCGACCTGGACTTGGCTGAAGAGTGCGTGCAGGACGCCTACGTCTCGGCGCTCAACGCGTGGACGTCGGGTGGCATCCCGGCGAACCCGGGGGCGTGGCTGGTCACCACCGCGCGCCACAACGCCTTGGACGCGCTGCGCCGTGCGCAGGTCTTCCGGACCAAGATGCCGCTGCTGGCCGAGGACGACGTCGACGAGGTCAGCTTCACCGGCGGCTCGGTCGTCCGCGACGACACGCTGCGGCTGGTCTTCATGTGCTGCCACCCCGCGCTGAGCACGGACGCGCGCATCGCGCTCACGCTGCGCCTGGTGTGCGGTGTGGCGACGCCGGACATCGCGCGTGCCTTCCTGGTGCCGGAGGCCACCATGGCCGCCCGGATCACCAGGGCGAAGAAGAAGATCGTCGCGGCGAGCATCTCGTTCCGCGTGCCGGAGGCCAACGAGCTGCCGGACCGCCTCGACGCCGTGCTGACCGTGATCCACCTGCTGTTCACCACGGGCCACACCGCACCATCGGGTGACACGCTGACCCGGGGTGACCTGGCCGAGCGCGCGGTGGACCTCGGCCGGATGCTGCACGGGCTGATGCCCGGCGAACGCGAGGTCCGCGGCCTGCTGGCGTTGCTGCTGTTGAACCACGCCCGCCGCGCCACCCGGACGGACGGCGAAGGGCGGCTGCTGCTGCTGGAGGACCAGGACCGGTCGAAGTGGGACCGGGCAGCCATCGCCGAGGGGCACCGGCTCGTGGTGGCCGCGCTGCGCGGCGGCAGCCCCGGCCGGTTCTCGCTGCAGGCGGCGATCGCGGCGGTGCACGCCACGGCGCCGTCCTACGACGGCACGGACTGGACCGAGATCCTGGTCCTGTACGACGAACTGCTCAACGTCTGGCCGTCGCCGGTGGTCGCGCTGAACCGGACGGTCGCGGTGGCCATGGTCCACGGCCCCGGTGCCGCACTGCGGGAAGTCGAGAAGCTCGAACGGGACAAGATGCTGACCGGCTACCGCTACACGGCGGCGATCAAAGCCGACTTCCTGCGCAGGCTCGGCCGGCTCGACGAGGCCGCGGCGGCCTATCGGCACGCCATGGAACTGGCCGACAACGAGGCCGAACGGGCATTCCTGGCAATGCGGATCAAGGAGTCCGCGGCCGGGTGA
- a CDS encoding YciI family protein, translating into MPQYAFLIYEKEIPVEDIPPEVMEANLAAPEKIEAMGARIVSEYPMQPGSTATTLQKGGAITDGPFIEGKETVAGVFVVECRDLDQAIAIGKLLPIMDGGIEIRPLHEM; encoded by the coding sequence ATGCCGCAATACGCTTTTCTGATCTACGAGAAGGAAATCCCGGTCGAGGACATTCCGCCGGAGGTCATGGAGGCCAACCTCGCCGCGCCGGAGAAGATCGAGGCGATGGGCGCGCGCATCGTCTCGGAGTACCCGATGCAGCCGGGGAGCACCGCGACCACCCTGCAGAAGGGCGGCGCGATCACCGACGGCCCGTTCATCGAGGGCAAGGAGACCGTCGCCGGGGTCTTCGTCGTCGAGTGCCGTGATCTGGACCAGGCCATCGCGATCGGCAAACTGCTGCCCATCATGGATGGCGGGATCGAGATCCGGCCGCTGCACGAGATGTGA
- a CDS encoding 4-hydroxyphenylacetate 3-hydroxylase family protein encodes MGDRPFTGDEYIESIRDSREIFLYGERVQDVTAHPAFHNAIRMTARLYDALHDPGQRPVLTTATDTGSGGYTHRFFTTPRSAEDLVADQQAIAAWARLSYGWMGRSPDYKASFLGTLGANADFYAPFADNARRWYRESQEKVLYWNHAIVHPPVDRNLPPDQVADVFVHVERETDAGVVVSGAKVVATGSVLTHYNFVAHYGLPIKDKKFALVATVPMDAPGMKLICRPSYAASAAVMGSPFDYPLSSRLDENDTILILDKVLIPWENVFIYGDVAKVQAFSGQSGFVERFTFHGCTRLAVKLEFIAGLLAKALELTGTKDFRGVQTRLGEVLAWRNLFWALSDAAARNPVPWRDGAVLPNPQYGMAYRWFMQIGYPRVREVVMQDVASGLIYLNSGVQDFKNPEIRPYLDKYMRGSNGADSVERAKVMKLLWDAVGTEFGGRHELYERNYAGNHENTRVELLAMQEAGGQLDDYKAFVDQCLAEYDLDGWTVPDLSAFDDLRRQRDRMIND; translated from the coding sequence ATGGGCGATCGGCCGTTCACCGGTGATGAGTACATCGAAAGCATTCGGGACAGCAGGGAGATCTTCCTCTACGGCGAACGCGTGCAGGACGTGACCGCGCATCCGGCCTTCCACAACGCCATCCGGATGACCGCGCGGCTCTACGACGCGTTGCACGACCCGGGGCAACGGCCGGTGCTGACCACGGCCACCGACACCGGCAGCGGCGGCTACACCCACCGGTTCTTCACCACCCCGCGCAGCGCCGAGGACCTGGTCGCCGACCAGCAGGCGATCGCGGCGTGGGCGCGGCTCAGCTACGGCTGGATGGGCCGCAGCCCCGACTACAAGGCCTCGTTCCTCGGCACACTGGGCGCGAACGCCGACTTCTACGCGCCTTTCGCCGACAACGCGCGACGGTGGTACCGCGAGTCGCAGGAGAAGGTGCTGTACTGGAACCACGCGATCGTGCACCCGCCCGTCGACCGCAACCTGCCACCGGACCAGGTCGCCGACGTGTTCGTCCACGTGGAACGCGAGACCGACGCCGGTGTCGTGGTCAGCGGCGCGAAGGTGGTGGCCACCGGATCGGTGCTGACGCACTACAACTTCGTCGCGCACTACGGCCTGCCGATCAAGGACAAGAAGTTCGCGCTCGTGGCGACCGTGCCGATGGACGCGCCGGGGATGAAGCTGATCTGCCGTCCGTCCTACGCGGCCAGTGCGGCGGTGATGGGCAGCCCGTTCGACTACCCGCTGTCCTCGCGGCTCGACGAGAACGACACGATCCTGATCCTCGACAAGGTCCTCATCCCGTGGGAGAACGTGTTCATCTACGGCGACGTGGCCAAGGTGCAGGCGTTCAGCGGGCAGTCCGGGTTCGTCGAGCGGTTCACGTTCCACGGCTGCACGCGCCTGGCGGTCAAGCTGGAGTTCATCGCGGGACTGCTCGCCAAGGCGCTGGAACTGACCGGTACCAAGGACTTCCGCGGTGTGCAGACGCGGCTCGGCGAAGTCCTGGCGTGGCGCAACCTGTTCTGGGCGTTGTCCGACGCGGCCGCGCGCAATCCCGTGCCGTGGCGTGACGGCGCGGTGCTGCCGAACCCGCAGTACGGCATGGCGTACCGGTGGTTCATGCAGATCGGGTACCCGCGGGTGCGCGAGGTCGTGATGCAGGACGTCGCCAGTGGACTGATCTATCTCAACTCGGGTGTTCAGGACTTCAAGAATCCCGAGATACGGCCCTATCTGGACAAGTACATGCGCGGGTCGAACGGTGCCGACTCGGTGGAGCGCGCCAAGGTGATGAAGCTGTTGTGGGACGCGGTCGGCACCGAGTTCGGTGGCAGGCACGAGCTCTACGAGCGCAACTACGCGGGCAACCACGAGAACACCAGGGTCGAACTGCTGGCCATGCAGGAGGCAGGCGGCCAGCTGGACGACTACAAGGCGTTCGTCGACCAGTGCCTCGCCGAGTACGACCTGGACGGCTGGACCGTGCCGGACTTGTCGGCATTCGACGATCTCCGGCGGCAGCGGGACCGGATGATCAACGACTGA